A single genomic interval of Dromiciops gliroides isolate mDroGli1 chromosome 1, mDroGli1.pri, whole genome shotgun sequence harbors:
- the TDP2 gene encoding tyrosyl-DNA phosphodiesterase 2 isoform X1, with product MEVVDGSVAASGKPEECVVQERQRLCSEFAAITGRSCGVAQCYLAENEWQMERALNSYFESAVDEGAMDARPRTPPPAPAPVAGVCRLDEEKLKQLITSLDKKGNFGVDLTNEPAINVTNTGVNIENCVQKEDDSTFSLITWNIDGLDIHNLQDRAKGVCEYLALYTPDVVFLQEVIPPYYSYLKKKATSYTTISGNEDGYFTVVMLKKSRVKLISHEIIPFPTTQMMRNLLCVHVTICGNELCLLNSHFESTRNHARERMNQLKMMLKKMQEIPESVTVIFGGDTNLRDHEVSKSGGLPEKILDVWEFLGKPEHCRYTWDTQANTNLAIEATCKLRFDRIFFRPAADGCNIVPRSLDLIGLEKLECGRFPSDHWGLLCGFDIIL from the exons ATGGAGGTGGTGGACGGCTCCGTGGCGGCGTCGGGGAAGCCGGAAGAGTGCGTGGTACAGGAACGTCAGCGACTGTGCTCCGAGTTCGCGGCGATTACGGGCCGGAGCTGCGGCGTGGCTCAGTGCTACCTGGCGGAGAACGAGTGGCAGATGGAA AGGGCCCTCAATTCCTACTTCGAGTCGGCCGTGGACGAGGGAGCTATGGACGCCAGGCCGAGGACGCCCCCGCCTGCCCCCGCTCCCGTCGCGGGGGTCTG TAGACTtgatgaagaaaaattaaaacagctgATAACTTCGCTGGACAAGAAAGGAAACTTTGG TGTTGACCTGACAAATGAACCAGCAATTAATGTCACCAATACTGGTGTCAACATAGAGAATTGTGTCCAGAAAGAAGACGACAGTACATTTTCTTTAATTACATGGAATATTGATGGATTGGATATACACAATTTGCAAGATAGGGCTAAAGGCGTATGTGAATATTTAGCTTT gtaCACTCCAGATGTGGTATTTCTTCAAGAAGTGATTCCACCATACTACAGCTACCTAAAGAAAAAGGCAACCAGTTACACAACAATATCAG GTAATGAAGATGGCTATTTCACCGTAGTAATGTTGAAGAAGTCAAGAGTGAAGTTAATAAGCCATGAAATTATACCTTTTCCAACTACGCAAATGATGAGAAAccttttgtgtgtgcat GTGACTATATGTGGTAATGAGCTTTGCCTTTTGAACTCACACTTCGAGAGCACCAGAAACCATGCTCGGGAACGGATGAATCAACTAAAAATGATGTTAAAGAAAATGCAAGAGATCCCAGAGTCGGTTACAGTTATATTTGGAGGAGATACAAATTTAAGGGACCATGAA gTTTCTAAATCAGGTGGCTTACCAGAAAAAATTTTGGATGTTTGGGAGTTTTTGGGCAAACCTGAGCATTGCCGTTATACTTGGGATACACAAGCCAACACTAATTTGGCAATAGAAGCCACTTGTAAACTACGGTTTGATCGAATATTTTTCAGACCTGCAGCAGATGGTTGTAACATTGTTCCACGAAGTTTGGACCTAATAGGGTTAGAAAAACTGGAGTGTGGTAGATTCCCTAGTGATCACTGGGGTCTTCTATGTGGGTTTGATATAATACTGTGA
- the TDP2 gene encoding tyrosyl-DNA phosphodiesterase 2 isoform X2: MEVVDGSVAASGKPEECVVQERQRLCSEFAAITGRSCGVAQCYLAENEWQMERALNSYFESAVDEGAMDARPRTPPPAPAPVAGVCVDLTNEPAINVTNTGVNIENCVQKEDDSTFSLITWNIDGLDIHNLQDRAKGVCEYLALYTPDVVFLQEVIPPYYSYLKKKATSYTTISGNEDGYFTVVMLKKSRVKLISHEIIPFPTTQMMRNLLCVHVTICGNELCLLNSHFESTRNHARERMNQLKMMLKKMQEIPESVTVIFGGDTNLRDHEVSKSGGLPEKILDVWEFLGKPEHCRYTWDTQANTNLAIEATCKLRFDRIFFRPAADGCNIVPRSLDLIGLEKLECGRFPSDHWGLLCGFDIIL; encoded by the exons ATGGAGGTGGTGGACGGCTCCGTGGCGGCGTCGGGGAAGCCGGAAGAGTGCGTGGTACAGGAACGTCAGCGACTGTGCTCCGAGTTCGCGGCGATTACGGGCCGGAGCTGCGGCGTGGCTCAGTGCTACCTGGCGGAGAACGAGTGGCAGATGGAA AGGGCCCTCAATTCCTACTTCGAGTCGGCCGTGGACGAGGGAGCTATGGACGCCAGGCCGAGGACGCCCCCGCCTGCCCCCGCTCCCGTCGCGGGGGTCTG TGTTGACCTGACAAATGAACCAGCAATTAATGTCACCAATACTGGTGTCAACATAGAGAATTGTGTCCAGAAAGAAGACGACAGTACATTTTCTTTAATTACATGGAATATTGATGGATTGGATATACACAATTTGCAAGATAGGGCTAAAGGCGTATGTGAATATTTAGCTTT gtaCACTCCAGATGTGGTATTTCTTCAAGAAGTGATTCCACCATACTACAGCTACCTAAAGAAAAAGGCAACCAGTTACACAACAATATCAG GTAATGAAGATGGCTATTTCACCGTAGTAATGTTGAAGAAGTCAAGAGTGAAGTTAATAAGCCATGAAATTATACCTTTTCCAACTACGCAAATGATGAGAAAccttttgtgtgtgcat GTGACTATATGTGGTAATGAGCTTTGCCTTTTGAACTCACACTTCGAGAGCACCAGAAACCATGCTCGGGAACGGATGAATCAACTAAAAATGATGTTAAAGAAAATGCAAGAGATCCCAGAGTCGGTTACAGTTATATTTGGAGGAGATACAAATTTAAGGGACCATGAA gTTTCTAAATCAGGTGGCTTACCAGAAAAAATTTTGGATGTTTGGGAGTTTTTGGGCAAACCTGAGCATTGCCGTTATACTTGGGATACACAAGCCAACACTAATTTGGCAATAGAAGCCACTTGTAAACTACGGTTTGATCGAATATTTTTCAGACCTGCAGCAGATGGTTGTAACATTGTTCCACGAAGTTTGGACCTAATAGGGTTAGAAAAACTGGAGTGTGGTAGATTCCCTAGTGATCACTGGGGTCTTCTATGTGGGTTTGATATAATACTGTGA